A stretch of Balnearium lithotrophicum DNA encodes these proteins:
- the carB gene encoding carbamoyl-phosphate synthase large subunit — protein MPKREDLKKILIIGSGPIKIGQAAEFDYSGTQACKALKEEGYEVVLVNSNPATIMTDPDIADRTYIEPLTTEVLEKIIKKERPDALLPTVGGQTALNLAVELHETGILEKYGVELIGANVEAIKKAEDRELFKEAMLRIGLEVPRSGLAHSLEEAMEVLDYVGLPAIIRPAFTLGGEGGGVAYNREEFKEIVRKGLDASPISEVLIEESVIGWKEYELEVMRDLNDNVVIICSIENFDPMGVHTGDSITVAPAQTLTDKEYQILRDAAISIIREIGVETGGSNVQFAVNPENGRVIVIEMNPRVSRSSALASKATGFPIAKIAAKLAVGYTLDELPNDITKKTPASFEPSIDYCVVKFPRWAFEKFPEADPVLTTRMKSVGEVMAIGRTFKEALNKAIRSLETGRYGLTLKGVESVTEEELETKIAVPTPDRVWYIAEAFRRNWDLDRIYELSRIDRWFLNNIKQLVELEKEVKKYSIENIPDDVLFWAKKWGFSDREIATLLKTSEERVRERRKKISPVVYKTVDTCAGEFEAYTPYYFSSYDGRECEANPSEKKKVTVFGSGPNRIGQGIEFDYCCVHAVWALRELGYEAHMVNCNPETVSTDYDTSDKLFFEPLTFEDAMNIVEREKPLGVMVQFGGQTPLKLSVPLERAGVRILGTSSESIDIAEDRERFRELLNRLDLKQPPSGIARSLEEAEKIAEEIGFPVLMRPSYVLGGRAMRIVYNMTELRQYMAEAVEVSEEKPVLIDKFLEDAVEFDVDAVADGESVIIGGVMEHIEEAGIHSGDSACVLPTFSVSREIVERIKEITRKIALELKVKGLINIQFAVKDNEIYIIEVNPRASRTVPFVSKATGIPLAKIATKVSMGKKLKDLGIREVEPSYYSVKEAVFPFDRFPEVDPVLGPEMKSTGEVMGIDRNLGIAFYKAQLASGSRLPLEPSCGKVFISVKDKDKPKIFGIAKKLSDMGFKIVSTEGTYNFLKEKGIPVELVYKIQEGRRPNIGDLIKNNEICLIINTPTGTKSKRDAYSIRRLAVNYKIPYYTTVRGAQAAVMAIEAMRKASLDVKPIQEYYGGD, from the coding sequence TTGCCAAAGAGAGAGGACTTGAAAAAAATCCTGATAATCGGTTCTGGACCAATAAAGATTGGTCAAGCAGCAGAGTTTGACTACTCAGGAACTCAGGCCTGTAAAGCCCTTAAAGAGGAAGGTTACGAGGTCGTTCTTGTAAACTCAAACCCTGCCACCATAATGACAGACCCTGACATCGCAGACAGAACCTACATTGAGCCATTAACAACGGAAGTTCTTGAAAAGATAATAAAGAAAGAGAGGCCTGATGCCCTTTTACCGACGGTAGGGGGGCAGACGGCACTCAACCTGGCCGTGGAGCTCCACGAAACCGGAATCTTAGAAAAGTACGGTGTTGAACTCATAGGTGCAAATGTAGAGGCAATAAAAAAGGCAGAGGACAGGGAGCTCTTTAAGGAGGCTATGTTAAGGATAGGCCTTGAAGTTCCAAGGAGTGGTCTGGCACACTCCTTAGAGGAGGCAATGGAGGTTCTTGACTACGTTGGCCTTCCTGCAATAATAAGGCCAGCATTTACGTTAGGGGGAGAGGGTGGAGGAGTTGCCTACAACAGGGAGGAATTCAAGGAGATTGTTAGAAAAGGCCTTGATGCATCCCCTATTAGTGAGGTCTTAATAGAGGAGAGTGTTATCGGTTGGAAGGAGTACGAACTTGAGGTAATGAGAGACCTAAACGACAACGTTGTAATAATCTGTTCCATTGAGAATTTTGACCCTATGGGGGTTCACACTGGAGATTCTATAACTGTAGCTCCCGCACAGACTTTAACGGACAAGGAGTACCAGATTTTAAGGGATGCTGCAATTTCAATAATAAGGGAAATCGGCGTAGAAACGGGTGGTTCAAACGTTCAGTTTGCAGTTAATCCTGAAAATGGAAGGGTTATCGTTATAGAGATGAATCCAAGGGTTTCCCGCTCATCTGCTTTGGCTTCAAAGGCAACGGGATTTCCGATTGCTAAGATTGCAGCAAAGTTGGCAGTGGGCTATACGTTGGACGAGCTCCCTAACGACATAACGAAAAAAACTCCAGCCTCTTTTGAACCGTCTATCGACTACTGCGTTGTCAAGTTTCCAAGGTGGGCTTTTGAAAAGTTTCCGGAGGCCGACCCGGTTTTAACTACGAGGATGAAGTCAGTTGGCGAGGTTATGGCGATAGGAAGAACTTTCAAGGAAGCCCTCAACAAGGCAATTCGCTCACTGGAGACCGGTAGGTACGGACTAACCTTAAAGGGTGTTGAAAGTGTAACGGAGGAGGAACTTGAGACAAAAATAGCAGTTCCGACTCCAGACAGGGTTTGGTACATAGCAGAGGCCTTTAGAAGGAATTGGGATTTAGACAGAATTTACGAGCTTTCAAGGATTGACAGGTGGTTTCTGAACAACATAAAGCAGTTGGTTGAACTTGAAAAAGAGGTCAAAAAGTACTCGATAGAGAACATTCCGGATGATGTTCTCTTCTGGGCTAAAAAATGGGGATTCTCAGATAGGGAGATTGCAACCCTTCTTAAAACTTCCGAAGAGAGAGTTAGGGAGAGGAGAAAGAAAATTTCTCCCGTTGTTTATAAGACTGTTGATACCTGTGCAGGAGAATTTGAAGCCTATACTCCGTACTACTTCTCCTCCTACGATGGAAGGGAGTGTGAGGCAAATCCGAGTGAAAAAAAGAAGGTAACGGTCTTTGGTTCAGGACCAAACAGAATAGGACAGGGAATAGAGTTTGACTACTGCTGTGTTCATGCGGTTTGGGCACTGAGGGAGCTCGGATACGAAGCTCACATGGTTAACTGCAACCCGGAAACGGTATCAACGGACTACGATACCTCGGACAAACTCTTCTTTGAGCCTCTAACATTCGAGGATGCGATGAACATAGTTGAAAGGGAAAAGCCTTTGGGTGTGATGGTTCAGTTTGGAGGGCAGACTCCATTAAAGCTGTCCGTTCCTCTTGAAAGAGCTGGAGTAAGGATTTTAGGAACCTCCTCAGAGAGCATAGATATAGCTGAGGATAGGGAGAGGTTCAGGGAGCTCCTCAACAGACTCGACCTGAAGCAGCCCCCCTCAGGGATTGCCCGCTCCTTAGAGGAGGCTGAAAAAATTGCTGAGGAAATAGGCTTTCCGGTTCTTATGAGGCCTTCCTACGTTTTGGGTGGAAGGGCTATGAGAATCGTTTACAACATGACGGAGCTCCGCCAGTACATGGCAGAAGCAGTCGAAGTTTCCGAGGAAAAGCCGGTCCTAATCGATAAGTTTTTGGAGGATGCAGTTGAGTTTGACGTTGATGCCGTTGCAGATGGAGAGAGCGTTATTATCGGTGGAGTAATGGAGCACATAGAGGAGGCGGGTATCCATTCAGGGGATAGTGCCTGTGTTCTCCCGACGTTTTCAGTTTCGAGGGAAATAGTTGAAAGGATTAAGGAGATTACAAGGAAGATAGCTCTTGAACTAAAGGTTAAGGGGCTCATAAACATTCAGTTTGCCGTTAAGGACAACGAGATATACATCATTGAAGTTAACCCGAGAGCTTCAAGAACCGTTCCATTTGTTAGTAAGGCAACCGGAATTCCTCTTGCGAAAATTGCAACAAAGGTATCAATGGGTAAAAAACTGAAGGATTTAGGAATCAGGGAAGTTGAACCCTCCTACTACTCGGTAAAGGAGGCAGTATTTCCTTTTGACAGGTTCCCCGAAGTTGACCCCGTTTTGGGACCTGAGATGAAATCAACCGGTGAGGTTATGGGAATAGACAGGAACTTAGGAATTGCCTTCTACAAGGCTCAGCTCGCATCAGGTTCGAGACTTCCCTTAGAACCTTCCTGCGGAAAGGTCTTTATAAGTGTCAAGGATAAGGACAAACCCAAAATTTTTGGAATAGCCAAAAAGCTTTCGGATATGGGATTCAAAATTGTCTCAACTGAAGGAACCTACAATTTCTTAAAGGAAAAGGGCATTCCCGTTGAGCTTGTGTATAAGATTCAGGAGGGAAGAAGGCCAAATATCGGAGACCTGATAAAGAACAACGAAATATGCCTGATAATAAACACACCAACAGGAACAAAGTCCAAGAGGGATGCCTACAGTATAAGGAGACTTGCAGTAAACTACAAGATTCCCTACTACACAACGGTTAGAGGGGCTCAGGCAGCTGTTATGGCAATTGAGGCAATGAGGAAGGCCAGCTTGGACGTTAAACCTATTCAGGAGTACTACGGAGGAGACTAA
- a CDS encoding adenylate kinase family protein: protein MRIAITGTPGTGKTTVSRILSKKLSYPVYSLSELVKREKLYSEFDERRNSYVVDIEKLKGFFKGKENFIAEGLVSHYIPVDLIVVLRAKPETIRERLKERNYSKEKVEENVEAERIGFIATEVFEGSGKARVVQIDTTRRTPEEVAGLIGRALKGEEVFDDVDWLEDEEGGN, encoded by the coding sequence ATGAGAATAGCTATAACCGGAACGCCGGGAACAGGAAAGACAACTGTATCAAGGATTCTCTCCAAAAAACTCTCCTACCCTGTTTACAGTCTAAGTGAACTTGTAAAGAGGGAGAAACTCTACTCAGAATTTGATGAAAGGAGAAATTCCTACGTAGTTGATATTGAAAAATTGAAGGGATTTTTCAAAGGCAAGGAAAATTTCATAGCTGAGGGGCTTGTTTCCCACTATATTCCAGTTGACCTAATCGTCGTTCTCAGGGCAAAACCTGAAACAATCAGGGAGAGGTTGAAGGAGAGAAACTACAGTAAGGAGAAGGTGGAGGAAAACGTTGAGGCTGAAAGAATAGGATTTATAGCAACCGAGGTTTTTGAAGGTTCAGGAAAAGCCCGCGTGGTTCAGATTGACACAACAAGGAGAACTCCGGAAGAAGTGGCAGGACTCATAGGGAGAGCTCTAAAAGGGGAGGAGGTATTTGACGATGTCGACTGGCTGGAGGACGAGGAAGGAGGCAATTAA
- the rsmB gene encoding 16S rRNA (cytosine(967)-C(5))-methyltransferase RsmB has protein sequence MSTGWRTRKEAIKVLCAFEVDKRLREHLEPVLVKFPNQDRAFIKETVSGTVRYLKLLDFSIERATEKRLGKQSCIVRNGLRLIAYQLFFTGVPAYAAVNEVVEAVKRLSGKKSAGFVNAVSKKLIGFDYKREVERIGDFYERISTLYSFETWMVKRWHKFYGDELIPLLDSLNRVAPLYVRVNLLKISVEDFLGLLKDKGIESELHPKIPHMVRIKGRVPVEEIPGYREGLFYVQDPASYLSALLLEPKPGELVLDVGAAPGGKTTAIASLTGNRAKIIAVDVSRKRMELLLENCRRLGVKNVETVITDISSDRNFIKKYAGKFDRILVDAPCSATGVIRRHPEGKWNKSLELIKRNQKIQRKLLSSSKELLKEGGRLVYSVCSLEREEGEENTDFALSLGFRKGELINSRVGMKIGRGELRVFPHRDGLDGFYYSLLS, from the coding sequence ATGTCGACTGGCTGGAGGACGAGGAAGGAGGCAATTAAAGTTCTCTGTGCCTTTGAAGTTGATAAAAGGCTCAGGGAGCACTTAGAGCCTGTTCTCGTCAAATTCCCAAATCAGGACAGAGCATTCATAAAGGAAACTGTTTCGGGAACTGTCAGGTATTTAAAGCTTCTTGACTTCTCAATAGAGAGGGCAACGGAGAAAAGACTTGGGAAACAGTCATGTATAGTTAGGAATGGACTGAGATTAATAGCCTACCAGCTCTTCTTCACAGGCGTTCCTGCATATGCTGCTGTGAACGAGGTTGTTGAGGCAGTGAAGAGACTTTCGGGGAAAAAGAGTGCAGGTTTTGTCAACGCAGTTTCAAAGAAGCTCATAGGATTTGACTACAAAAGGGAAGTTGAAAGGATAGGGGACTTTTACGAGAGAATCTCTACCCTCTACTCCTTTGAAACGTGGATGGTTAAGAGGTGGCACAAATTTTACGGTGATGAGCTCATACCACTTTTAGATTCCTTAAACAGGGTTGCTCCGCTGTACGTAAGGGTTAACCTCTTAAAAATATCAGTGGAGGATTTTTTGGGCCTCTTAAAGGACAAGGGTATTGAGTCGGAGCTCCACCCCAAAATACCCCACATGGTCAGAATCAAGGGAAGAGTTCCCGTTGAGGAGATTCCCGGATACAGGGAGGGGTTATTCTATGTTCAGGACCCAGCCTCCTACCTATCGGCACTCCTCTTGGAACCCAAACCGGGAGAGTTAGTCTTGGACGTTGGAGCTGCTCCAGGAGGGAAAACTACGGCAATAGCTTCTCTTACAGGCAACAGAGCAAAAATTATTGCCGTTGATGTAAGTAGAAAGAGAATGGAACTTCTCCTTGAAAATTGCCGCCGATTAGGAGTTAAAAATGTTGAGACTGTCATTACAGACATTTCATCGGACAGGAATTTCATTAAAAAGTATGCCGGCAAATTTGATAGAATTTTAGTGGATGCTCCCTGCAGTGCTACCGGTGTAATAAGGCGACATCCTGAAGGGAAGTGGAACAAGAGCTTAGAATTAATTAAGCGCAATCAAAAAATTCAAAGGAAACTTTTATCCTCTTCTAAGGAACTTTTAAAGGAAGGAGGAAGGTTAGTTTACAGTGTTTGTTCCTTGGAGAGGGAAGAAGGAGAGGAAAATACAGATTTTGCACTCTCCTTAGGATTTCGCAAAGGGGAATTAATTAATTCTAGAGTCGGAATGAAAATAGGAAGAGGTGAGCTAAGGGTTTTTCCCCACAGGGATGGATTAGATGGATTTTACTATTCACTACTATCATAG
- a CDS encoding HDOD domain-containing protein — translation MSEVENLELKREVMLKLINALLEGEDLNKIAEIVSLDPNLSVKLLKFINSPYFGLKKEIKSIIQAIAYLGYKNLRDYIFLLLTSSILKNASKEEIKRVIKFAYLMRELAKRLMPEYEDEAFMVGILDSVYQEIGDEIKEILEKAGVSEYVINGVLREDSKLGKLKVLAKKVLKLCDKVTEERGEEVIEGLPELAKKDIVESCLIAEEDAESILSIL, via the coding sequence ATGTCAGAAGTTGAGAATTTGGAGCTTAAAAGAGAGGTAATGCTGAAATTAATTAATGCTCTACTTGAAGGGGAGGATTTAAACAAAATAGCTGAAATCGTTAGTCTTGATCCTAATCTCTCCGTTAAACTTCTTAAATTTATAAATTCTCCCTATTTTGGTTTGAAAAAGGAAATAAAATCTATAATACAGGCTATCGCTTATTTAGGTTATAAAAACTTAAGGGATTATATATTTCTTCTACTAACCTCTTCCATTTTAAAAAATGCCTCTAAAGAGGAAATAAAAAGAGTAATTAAATTTGCCTATCTAATGAGGGAACTGGCAAAAAGACTTATGCCAGAGTATGAAGATGAAGCATTTATGGTGGGGATTTTGGACAGCGTTTATCAAGAAATAGGTGATGAAATAAAGGAAATCTTAGAAAAGGCAGGAGTTTCGGAGTATGTAATTAACGGTGTTTTAAGGGAAGACAGCAAACTGGGAAAATTAAAAGTATTAGCTAAAAAGGTACTTAAACTCTGCGATAAGGTCACAGAAGAAAGGGGAGAAGAAGTTATTGAAGGCCTCCCAGAATTAGCAAAAAAGGATATTGTAGAAAGTTGTCTTATAGCTGAGGAAGACGCAGAATCAATTTTATCTATCCTTTAA
- the truD gene encoding tRNA pseudouridine(13) synthase TruD: MKLYTRIKRTPEDFIVEEIPALELKKEGNFYLVELKKRNVSTLETLRVISRFLKIPLKEIGFAGLKDRFAVTTQYLTIPTNYEIDERCFRFNGRWKEVKNLNWEKEYGFCIKPLGKVERPLKLGDLRENRFTITVRNFEKNLRERFYRNYDIVKRYGFPNYFGEQRFGSVKSRDDFVLRYLLRGDFEGALKSYFFGKSSVEYWGDWRKLYKTLSPTLEEYEKDLIRGLMRGLSAEKAFRILPKNVRLMFNFAYQSFLWNEYLREYIEEKYPFIRIPFINNWKLSYWIEVPDVEYLKELQIPYTGKEFKVKDKTLRRAMMRVLRKYGVKEEWFDREVGGMVVMTDGLRKAAVFLKDFKILEKTKNRIKVRFSLPPGSYATVLLRFLLKG; this comes from the coding sequence TTGAAGCTCTACACGAGGATTAAGAGGACTCCTGAGGACTTTATAGTTGAGGAGATTCCTGCTTTAGAGCTAAAGAAAGAGGGAAATTTTTACCTTGTCGAGCTAAAAAAGAGGAACGTTTCAACTCTTGAGACTTTAAGGGTCATTTCCAGATTTCTAAAAATTCCTTTAAAGGAGATAGGGTTTGCCGGTTTAAAGGACAGATTTGCAGTTACAACGCAGTACTTAACAATTCCTACGAACTATGAAATTGACGAACGCTGTTTTCGATTTAACGGAAGATGGAAAGAGGTTAAAAATCTTAACTGGGAAAAGGAGTACGGATTTTGCATTAAACCCTTAGGAAAGGTAGAAAGACCTCTAAAACTTGGTGATTTAAGGGAGAATAGATTCACGATTACAGTTAGAAACTTTGAGAAGAACCTGAGGGAGAGGTTTTACAGAAACTACGATATTGTTAAAAGGTATGGTTTTCCAAACTATTTTGGAGAACAGAGGTTTGGAAGTGTAAAGAGTAGGGATGATTTTGTCTTAAGGTACTTACTAAGGGGGGATTTCGAGGGAGCTCTCAAGTCCTACTTTTTTGGAAAGTCATCTGTTGAGTACTGGGGGGACTGGAGGAAACTGTACAAAACCCTTTCTCCAACGTTGGAGGAGTATGAAAAGGACCTGATAAGGGGATTAATGAGGGGGCTTTCAGCAGAAAAGGCCTTCAGAATTCTTCCGAAAAATGTAAGACTAATGTTCAACTTCGCCTATCAGAGCTTCCTGTGGAACGAGTATCTGAGGGAGTACATTGAAGAAAAGTATCCTTTTATAAGAATTCCATTTATAAATAACTGGAAGTTGAGCTATTGGATTGAGGTTCCCGATGTAGAGTATCTAAAAGAGCTTCAAATCCCCTACACAGGAAAGGAATTTAAAGTAAAGGATAAAACTTTAAGAAGAGCAATGATGAGAGTTTTAAGGAAGTATGGTGTAAAAGAGGAATGGTTTGACAGAGAAGTTGGGGGAATGGTTGTAATGACAGATGGACTGAGGAAAGCTGCTGTTTTTCTAAAGGACTTTAAGATTTTAGAGAAAACAAAAAATAGAATAAAAGTAAGGTTTTCCCTCCCCCCCGGCTCATACGCAACAGTCCTTCTGAGGTTTCTGCTTAAAGGATAG
- a CDS encoding D-glycero-alpha-D-manno-heptose-1,7-bisphosphate 7-phosphatase, producing MKRAAFLDRDNTLIYDPGYIHEPEKVELLEGVPEGLKLLKEKGFLLIVISNQSGIGRGYFKEEDFWAVNGRLQELLKPYDVQIDGFYFCPHKPNEKCNCRKPKTLLVEKAAKDFGVSVSESVVIGDKDSDVEMGFRAGCRLAVKVGAPPFDNFLKAVEFVLSST from the coding sequence TTGAAAAGGGCAGCCTTCTTAGACAGGGACAATACGTTAATTTACGACCCTGGATACATCCACGAACCTGAAAAGGTAGAACTATTGGAAGGAGTTCCTGAGGGTTTAAAGCTTTTAAAGGAAAAGGGGTTTTTACTGATTGTGATTTCCAACCAATCAGGAATAGGAAGGGGATACTTTAAGGAGGAGGATTTCTGGGCTGTAAATGGGAGGCTTCAGGAGCTCCTAAAGCCTTACGATGTTCAGATTGACGGATTTTACTTCTGTCCCCATAAACCTAACGAGAAGTGTAACTGTAGAAAACCAAAAACTCTCTTAGTTGAAAAAGCAGCCAAGGATTTTGGAGTGAGTGTGAGTGAGAGTGTAGTAATAGGGGATAAAGATTCTGATGTTGAGATGGGATTTAGAGCGGGATGCAGGTTGGCTGTAAAGGTTGGAGCTCCCCCCTTTGATAACTTCCTAAAGGCAGTTGAGTTTGTTTTAAGCTCTACATAG
- a CDS encoding YifB family Mg chelatase-like AAA ATPase → MVSFVYSYTTIGIDATLVKVEVDSSRGLPGTVIVGLPDSAVKESRERVKSAIVNSGYPFPTKKIVINLAPADIKKEGTLYDLPIALGILASSGLVNPENLNDYLIAGELGLNGELQPVKGILSAAVLVKERGLKGLILPYQNTEEALLIEGISVYPVKTLFEAVSFINGDLEITPPERSSILLEFSYNVDLSDVVGQYQARRALEIAAAGRHNLLMVGPPGSGKTMLARRIPTILPPMTEDEIIESSRIYSVAGLIDQVPVLNRPFRAPHTSASDVSIIGGGKNVKPGEVSLAHNGVLFMDELPEFKRSVLEALRQPLEDKIVTVSRASGSATFPADFLFVGALNPCPCGYYGFSDEKHYCTCSPNQIKRYRTKISGPILDRIDLYVSVPPVKTEDLKSKTKGESSKSVRDRVIKAWEIQRRRFQESSINFNGQMGKKEVKKFCSLTDEAEGVLLRAVKALGLSARSFDRVLKVSRTIADLEGKEEIETHHVAEALSFRSFS, encoded by the coding sequence ATGGTTTCTTTTGTTTACAGCTATACGACTATCGGAATAGATGCAACCTTAGTTAAGGTTGAAGTTGACTCCTCCCGTGGACTTCCAGGAACTGTAATCGTAGGTCTTCCAGATTCAGCAGTTAAGGAGAGTAGGGAAAGAGTTAAGTCTGCTATTGTAAATTCGGGGTATCCCTTTCCTACAAAAAAGATTGTTATTAACCTTGCCCCTGCAGATATAAAAAAAGAAGGGACTCTCTACGATTTACCGATAGCTTTGGGAATTCTGGCATCATCAGGTCTTGTAAATCCTGAGAATTTAAATGATTACTTGATTGCAGGGGAGCTGGGATTAAACGGGGAGCTCCAGCCTGTCAAGGGAATTCTCTCGGCGGCTGTTCTTGTAAAGGAAAGGGGGTTAAAAGGGTTAATTCTTCCATATCAGAATACGGAAGAAGCCCTGCTAATTGAAGGAATTTCAGTTTATCCAGTTAAAACTCTCTTTGAAGCCGTTTCGTTTATAAACGGGGATTTGGAAATAACGCCACCTGAAAGGAGCTCCATTCTCCTTGAATTTAGTTACAACGTTGACCTATCTGACGTTGTAGGTCAGTATCAGGCAAGGAGAGCTCTTGAAATTGCTGCGGCCGGAAGGCACAACCTTTTAATGGTAGGGCCTCCCGGTTCTGGAAAGACAATGCTTGCAAGGAGAATTCCTACGATTCTTCCCCCTATGACAGAGGACGAAATAATAGAGTCAAGTAGAATCTACTCCGTTGCCGGTTTAATAGACCAAGTTCCCGTTTTAAACAGGCCATTTAGAGCTCCACACACGTCCGCCTCAGACGTTTCAATAATAGGAGGAGGAAAAAACGTAAAGCCTGGGGAGGTAAGCTTAGCCCACAACGGAGTTCTCTTCATGGATGAACTTCCTGAGTTTAAAAGGAGTGTTCTTGAAGCATTGAGACAGCCTTTAGAGGATAAAATTGTAACCGTTTCAAGGGCTTCAGGTTCTGCTACGTTTCCTGCAGACTTTCTGTTTGTTGGAGCTCTCAATCCCTGCCCTTGCGGTTACTATGGGTTTTCCGATGAAAAACACTACTGTACCTGTTCTCCAAACCAGATAAAGAGGTACAGGACTAAGATTTCAGGGCCGATACTTGACAGGATTGACCTTTACGTCTCCGTTCCTCCGGTTAAAACTGAGGATTTAAAGTCAAAGACAAAGGGAGAATCTTCAAAGTCGGTAAGGGATAGAGTAATCAAGGCTTGGGAAATCCAGAGGAGGAGATTTCAGGAAAGCTCTATAAACTTCAACGGTCAAATGGGAAAAAAGGAAGTTAAGAAGTTCTGTTCTTTAACAGATGAGGCTGAGGGAGTTCTTTTAAGGGCTGTTAAGGCTTTAGGCCTTTCTGCAAGGAGCTTTGACAGAGTTTTAAAGGTGTCAAGAACTATTGCAGACCTTGAAGGAAAGGAAGAGATTGAAACCCACCACGTAGCTGAAGCTCTCAGCTTCAGGAGTTTCTCTTGA
- a CDS encoding alginate export family protein encodes MRKALKAVTLMGLAAALMAPAATVKAADMDMGSTKVTIGGQLRERLEWWGQEVGTGKGAELVGSYRARLKIKAELSDGVTAVFTPQAVGYWGENGQGLALGEKITESDGVSGTTNTVNMHEAYMLLSNPFGIDNVIVKLGRQEVNLGNQRLVGAVGWSQAGRSLDGILVGYVAGDYGLAGFFYGKLKDDAKLGAWATPTVEDEPDIDLYVATWQGKFKPFGVGGTYELTDIYVNPTTPALGVDADVNTIYGRVTPAFDTDFAKIKVNLEGAYQSGSAGKPDFGGYMFSVGAGADFDQVAWTPSVFLGYDYYSGDDNPNDDDLDAFWSVLPTAHKWLGHADTVWVNTPFYQFNGAGLLHVASPTMKITVKGQDKYFNVAGVEDLYLKLHAKPLDKLALGLDIHYFQAAEDVVEYQKSGNTWQKVKNYGDDIGWEADLEAKYKYSKNLCLSVGYDYFDPDDAMEAVAGGDEAEHHVWAQADLKF; translated from the coding sequence ATGAGAAAGGCATTGAAAGCAGTGACCTTAATGGGTCTTGCAGCAGCACTAATGGCTCCTGCTGCTACAGTTAAGGCTGCCGATATGGATATGGGCAGCACTAAAGTAACAATCGGTGGACAGTTAAGAGAAAGACTTGAATGGTGGGGCCAGGAAGTAGGAACAGGAAAAGGTGCAGAGCTTGTTGGTTCTTACAGAGCAAGGTTAAAAATTAAGGCTGAACTTTCCGATGGTGTAACTGCAGTATTTACACCACAGGCTGTAGGTTACTGGGGAGAGAACGGTCAAGGACTTGCTCTTGGAGAAAAAATAACAGAGTCAGACGGAGTAAGTGGCACAACTAATACTGTTAATATGCACGAAGCATATATGCTTCTTTCCAATCCATTTGGAATTGACAATGTAATTGTCAAGCTCGGTCGTCAAGAAGTTAACCTCGGTAATCAAAGGCTCGTAGGTGCTGTTGGCTGGTCTCAAGCTGGAAGAAGTCTTGACGGTATTTTAGTGGGTTACGTAGCAGGAGACTACGGACTTGCTGGGTTCTTCTATGGAAAGCTTAAAGATGATGCCAAATTAGGAGCTTGGGCTACTCCAACAGTTGAGGATGAACCAGACATTGACCTCTACGTTGCTACATGGCAGGGTAAGTTCAAGCCATTTGGAGTTGGCGGAACTTACGAGTTAACAGATATTTACGTTAATCCAACAACCCCTGCTCTTGGTGTTGATGCAGATGTAAACACAATTTATGGACGTGTAACTCCTGCATTTGATACGGATTTTGCAAAGATTAAAGTAAACTTGGAAGGTGCTTATCAGAGTGGTAGTGCTGGGAAACCAGATTTTGGTGGTTATATGTTCAGCGTAGGAGCTGGAGCTGACTTTGACCAAGTTGCTTGGACGCCAAGTGTATTCTTAGGATATGACTATTACTCTGGTGATGACAATCCAAATGATGATGACCTTGATGCATTCTGGTCAGTTCTTCCAACAGCTCACAAGTGGTTAGGACATGCTGACACTGTTTGGGTAAATACTCCGTTCTACCAGTTTAATGGAGCAGGTCTTCTTCATGTGGCCTCTCCAACAATGAAAATAACTGTAAAAGGTCAGGATAAGTACTTTAACGTTGCTGGTGTAGAAGACCTTTACTTAAAACTCCATGCTAAACCTCTTGATAAGTTAGCTCTTGGACTTGATATTCACTATTTCCAAGCTGCTGAAGATGTTGTAGAATATCAGAAAAGTGGCAATACTTGGCAAAAAGTGAAAAACTACGGCGACGACATTGGATGGGAAGCTGACCTTGAGGCTAAGTACAAGTACAGCAAAAACCTCTGTCTCAGCGTAGGTTACGACTACTTTGACCCAGACGATGCTATGGAAGCTGTTGCAGGAGGCGATGAAGCTGAGCACCACGTATGGGCTCAGGCTGACCTCAAGTTCTAA